TATATTATGGTGGCAAGGTTAATATCTCATCACGGCATAACATAACAATCTACGACATCCGCGGGAATGTGGCGGCGAAAATTTCGGGCGGCAACAAAACGGTAAAACTTAACCTCGCCCCGGGAGTCTATTTCGCCGTTTCAAACGATAAAGGAAAGAAAGCCATAACGAAGTTCGTGGTGATAAAATAAAAAACCTCACCCTCCGCGGTTCCCGAGTATCCGCGGTCTCCGTGATTTAAACCCTCATCGCTACCCTTCGCAAAAGCGCTTTAACCCGCGCCACCAGAAGTTGTGGAACAAAAGGCTTCCTTATGTAGTCATCGGCGCCAAGTTCAAGGGCGTAAAGCTCACTTTTCTGGTCGCTCTCAGCGGTAAGCATAAGAACCGGAATGTCCACGAACTCAAGCCTCGAACGCAAGGCTTTCAAAACCTCGTAGCCGTTAAGAACCGGCATCATTACATCGAGTATTATAAGTCCCGGTCGAATTCTTGCTGCCATCTCAAGCCCCTGAGCTCCGTTCTCAGCCTCGTAAACTGTGAATCCCTCTCCCTCAAGCAGCGCTCTCACCATGCGCCGTATTAATGGGTCATCATCAATTATAAGAACGGTGTTTTTGCTTGGTGCATACACCCTTTCTGTCACGGCTGCACCCGATGGATACGAAATCCTCGCATAATTCTCCCCAAAAAACTGCCGCTTTATCCTTTCCCTTTCGAGTTCCTCACTCCACGCTAAAGGTCTCTGTTTCGTAGGTGCGGTAGTCATAGGTGTTTCAGTCTGCACTGGTGGCATGGTTAATTCTTTTTCAGAAGTCAAGGGTTTTACACTTTTCTCTGAAGCCTTGTCCCTAATCTTCTCCAACTTTCTTTCTACCTCGAGAGGGTCCCTCAGCCCGACCACGCGTTTCATCTCATCTATAGTAGTTATTCCCTGCTTTACTTTCTCAAGAGCATCCATGAAAAGCGTCATCATGCCCTTGTTCTCAACCGCAAAGCGCTTAAGCTCGATGTCAGTGGCGCCTTTTATTATCATCTCCGAAATTTCATGGTCCACGGCGAAAAGCTCGAAAATACCTATCCTTCCCTTATATCCAGTGAACCTGCACTTCTCACAGCCTTTGCCCTTATAAACCTTTTCTATCCCATACTTTTTCGCGAATTCCTTTTGCTCATCGGGAAGAGAATCGACACTTACTTCTGTCTTGCAGTTTTCGCAAATTCTCTTCAAAAGCCTTTGCGCAAGCACCGTAGTTAATGCAGAAGCGATGAGGTATCGCGGAACACCCATGTCCTCGAGTCGCGTTACCGCCGATGGTGCATCGTTCGTGTGAAGCGTTGAGAGCACGAGGTGACCAGTTAACGCAGCTCGAATCGCGATCTCCGCGGTCTC
The sequence above is drawn from the bacterium genome and encodes:
- a CDS encoding T9SS type A sorting domain-containing protein, with amino-acid sequence YYGGKVNISSRHNITIYDIRGNVAAKISGGNKTVKLNLAPGVYFAVSNDKGKKAITKFVVIK